One Equus quagga isolate Etosha38 chromosome 5, UCLA_HA_Equagga_1.0, whole genome shotgun sequence genomic window carries:
- the TFAP2E gene encoding transcription factor AP-2-epsilon: MRVPGGPARPRRYNRSVWSRLRSEEEGRALGTRRPTFPSAIRARPAHVLPPWTRPWAPTAEDATPAGLRAGLHPAASKCPPPAVQAPRASVRRVRRRARAPPPPRLAPHAARPMLVHTYSAMERPDGLGAAAGGARLSSLPQAAYGPAPPLCHTPAAAAAADFQPPYFPPPYPQPPLPYGQASDTAAAFPHLAGDPYGGLAPLAQPQPPQATWAAPRATARAHEEPPGLLAPPARALGLDPRRDYAAAVPRLLHGLAGGAHGLADAPLGLPGLAAPPGLEDLQAMDEPGMSLLDQSVIKKVPIPSKASSLSALSLAKDSLVGGITSPSEVFCSVPGRLSLLSSTSKYKVTVGEVQRRLSPPECLNASLLGGVLRRAKSKNGGRCLRERLEKIGLNLPAGRRKAANVTLLTSLVEGEAMHLARDFGYVCETEFPAKAAAEYLCRQHSDPGELHSRKSMLLAAKQICKEFADLMAQDRSPLGNSRPALILEPGVQSCLTHFSLITHGFGGPAICAALTAFQNYLLESLKGLDKMFLSSAGSGHGDTKASEKDAKHRK; encoded by the exons ATGCGCGTCCCCGGAGGCCCGGCGCGCCCCCGCCGTTATAACCGGAGTGTATGGAGCAGGCTGCGCTCAGAGGAAGAAGGGCGGGCGCTGGGCACCCGTCGACCGACTTTTCCAAGTGCGATCAGAGCCCGTCCGGCCCACGTCTTGCCCCCATGGACCCGCCCATGGGCGCCCACAGCTGAGGACGCGACGCCCGCTGGGCTCCGGGCTGGGTTGCACCCCGCCGCCTCAAAGTGCCCTCCGCCGGCAGTGCAGGCTCCCCGCGCCTCTGTCCGGAGGGTTCGCCGTCGAGCGAGGGCTCCGCCGCCGCCACGCCTCGCGCCCCACGCTGCCCGCCCCATGCTGGTGCACACTTACTCCGCCATG gagcGCCCCGACGGGCTGGGCGCAGCGGCTGGCGGGGCCCGCCTGTCGTCTCTGCCCCAGGCGGCCTACGGGCCGGCGCCACCGCTCTGCCACacgcccgccgccgccgctgccgccgacTTCCAGCCGCCCTACTTCCCGCCGCCCTACCCGCAGCCGCCACTGCCCTACGGCCAGGCGTCCGACACCGCCGCCGCCTTTCCCCACCTGGCCGGGGACCCGTACGGCGGCCTAGCGCCCCTGGCACAGCCGCAGCCCCCACAGGCCACCTGGGCCGCGCCCCGCGCCACCGCCCGCGCCCACGAGGAGCCGCCCGGCCTGCTGGCGCCGCCCGCCCGCGCCCTGGGCCTCGACCCGCGCCGCGACTACGCCGCCGCGGTGCCCCGGCTCCTGCACGGCCTGGCCGGCGGTGCGCACGGCCTGGCGGACGCGCCCCTCGGCCTCCCCGGGCTGGCGGCGCCGCCCGGCCTGGAGGACCTGCAG GCCATGGATGAGCCCGGAATGAGTCTCCTGGACCAGTCCGTGATCAAGAAAG TCCCCATCCCCTCCAAAGCCAGCAGCCTCTCAGCCCTCTCACTGGCCAAAGACAGCCTGGTTGGCGGCATCACGAGCCCCAGTGAGGTCTTCTGCTCCGTGCCAGGCCGGCTCTCACTGCTCAGCTCGACGTCCAAGTACAAGGTGACGGTGGGGGAGGTCCAGCGGCGACTCTCTCCTCCTGAGTGCCTCAATGCTTCCCTCCTGGGTGGCGTCCTTCGCAG GGCCAAGTCCAAGAATGGGGGCCGGTGCCTGCGGGAACGGCTGGAGAAGATCGGGCTCAACTTGCCGGCCGGCCGTCGCAAGGCTGCCAATGTGACGCTGCTGACTTCACTGGTGGAGG GAGAGGCCATGCACCTGGCCCGAGACTTTGGCTACGTCTGTGAGACCGAGTTCCCAGCCAAGGCAGCTGCCGAGTACCTGTGCCGACAGCACTCTGACCCCGGGGAACTGCACAGCCGCAAGAGCATGCTGCTGGCCGCCAA gCAGATCTGCAAGGAGTTTGCAGACTTGATGGCTCAGGACCGCTCACCACTGGGCAACAGCCGCCCAGCACTCATCCTGGAGCCCGGAGTGCAGAGTTGCCTGACACACTTTAGCCTCATCACCCATGGCTTCGGTGGGCCCGCCATCTGTGCTGCCCTCACTGCCTTCCAGAACTACTTACTGGAGTCACTCAAGGGGCTGGACAAGATGTTTCTAAGTAGTGCGGGCAGTGGGCATGGTGACACTAAGGCTTCAGAGAAGGATGCCAAGCATCGGAAATAA